GCAACGAACCGTAATCCTTCCCGGATTCTCCCGACGGAGACCGTCATACCCCGCCCCCGGTTACGGTCGAGCCGTGGCTGCGGACGGTCGGACTGCTCGAGGAGCTCAACTGCCTTTGCCGGCTGTAAAGGTAGATTGCTGAAGGGGGACTTAAATGTTGCGTAAGCTTTTTTCACTTCGGCAACCGATTCTTTCACGTCGATCCAGACCGCAATGGTGTGTCCGTCGATGACGGGGACCCTGTTGCAGCTTGCGCTCACGCTGAACGGGGCCGGGATCACCTCGGAGCCGTTGAACGTCCCCATGATCTTCAACGTCTCGGTCTCGATCTTCTCCTCCTCAGAGCCGATGTAAGGGATGACGTTGTCATAGATGTCCATGGCGGAGACGCCGGCAAATCCGCCTCCCGAGATTGCCTGCATGGTCGCCGCACGCACGTCGTGGAACTCGAACGACCGCAGGGGTGCAAGGGCCAGCGTAAGGACGATCGTCGAGCAGTTCGGGTTGGTCACGATGAACCCCCCGCTTCCGCGGTCCCGCTGGACGTCGATCAGGCCCAGGTGATCCGGATTGACCTCCGGGATCACCAGCGGGACGTCGGGGTCCATGCGGTGCGACCGGGCGTTGCTGCAGACGGCGATGCCCGCACCGGCGATCTCCGTCTCAAGGGACGTCGCCACTTCGGCGGGCAGCGCCGAGAAGACGAGGTCGCAGTCCTTCAGGCTCTCGACGGTTGTGGGAGTGACGACGATATCGCTGACGTTGTCCGGGTACGGCGCATCAAGACGCCAGTTGACCACCTTACCATACGGTTTTCCTGCACTCCGTTCTGAAGCGGTGAGTGTCTGGAGATTAAACCAGGGATGATCCGCTAATAGCTGAACGAAGCGCTGTCCCACCGCTCCTGTGGCACCAAGCACTCCTACATTTATCATAGACAAAAATATCTGTAGTGTAGGTGGTATTAAAAGAGTATGTTTCTTTATTCCATCGATATTGCCTCGGACGGGCACTCGTCGACGCAGGTCTCGCAATCAACGCAGAGATCGACGTCGACTTTTGCTTTGCCGTCTTCCATGCTGATGGCTGAAGCCGGGCAGACATCCACGCAGGTCTCACAGGCGGTACACTTCTCAATATCAACAACTGCTGGCACTTTTGTTCCTCCGAACGTACATAGTTTATGAGTGTATCAAAATTAAATTTCGCTTCCTCCGGATGGATCGGAAGCGTCTTTCATAGCCCGAGGACTTCCTGCATGGTATAGATGCGCGGTTCCCTGCCGGAGACCCACCGTGCGGCCCGGACGGCGCCCTGCGCGAAGACCGCCCGGTCGTAGGCGCGGTGGGAGATCTCGATGCACTCGAAGTTCCCCGCGAAGAGGACGGAGTGATCGCCGACGATATCGCCGCCGCGGATGGCGTGAACGCCTATCTCGCCTTTCCGTTCCGTCTCACCGACGCGGCCGTAAACCTTCTCGCGGCCCCCGAGTTCCTGGTCGAGGATCTCGAGGATGGTCTTTGCCGTGCCGCTCGGGGCGTCCTTCTTGTAGCGGTGGTGGGCTTCCGTGACCTCGATATCGTAGTCGCCGAGCTCGCGGGCCGCTTCCCGCACGAGTTTCCAGAAGATGTTGACACCGACCGAGAAGTTGCTCGATATCACCGCGGGGACATGCCCCTCGACGGCGCCCCGGATCGTTTCCCTCTGCTCGGGGGAGAACCCGGTCGTCCCGACGACGAGCGCCACGTTGTTTCTGGCTGCCGCCCTGATGTTCTCGACCGCGGCGGCTGCAACGGTGAAGTCGATCAGGACGTCGGGCTTCTTTTCTTTCAGGAACGCATCGATCCTCGCCGCAGGGACGACCTCGGTCCCGAAGAGCGTTCCCTCCCGCACGTCGACGCCCCCGACCAGTTCCAGATCGGGAGCCTCGTCGACGATCCGGCCGATCATGGTGCCCATACGCCCCAGGGCCCCGGATACGACTACCTTAACCATGGTTCACCAGCACCTTCCTCAGCTGTTCCGTCTTCGCTTCGTCCAGTTCGTCGAGCGGCAGCCGGACCGGTCCCGCGGCCATCCCGATGAGCCCCACCGCCTTCTTCACGGGGATGGGGTTCGTGTCGATAAACATCGCC
This portion of the Methanoculleus oceani genome encodes:
- the asd gene encoding aspartate-semialdehyde dehydrogenase, with the translated sequence MINVGVLGATGAVGQRFVQLLADHPWFNLQTLTASERSAGKPYGKVVNWRLDAPYPDNVSDIVVTPTTVESLKDCDLVFSALPAEVATSLETEIAGAGIAVCSNARSHRMDPDVPLVIPEVNPDHLGLIDVQRDRGSGGFIVTNPNCSTIVLTLALAPLRSFEFHDVRAATMQAISGGGFAGVSAMDIYDNVIPYIGSEEEKIETETLKIMGTFNGSEVIPAPFSVSASCNRVPVIDGHTIAVWIDVKESVAEVKKAYATFKSPFSNLPLQPAKAVELLEQSDRPQPRLDRNRGRGMTVSVGRIREGLRFVALGHNTIRGAAGASVLNAELIYSRKYL
- a CDS encoding 4Fe-4S binding protein, producing the protein MPAVVDIEKCTACETCVDVCPASAISMEDGKAKVDVDLCVDCETCVDECPSEAISME
- the dapB gene encoding 4-hydroxy-tetrahydrodipicolinate reductase, with translation MVKVVVSGALGRMGTMIGRIVDEAPDLELVGGVDVREGTLFGTEVVPAARIDAFLKEKKPDVLIDFTVAAAAVENIRAAARNNVALVVGTTGFSPEQRETIRGAVEGHVPAVISSNFSVGVNIFWKLVREAARELGDYDIEVTEAHHRYKKDAPSGTAKTILEILDQELGGREKVYGRVGETERKGEIGVHAIRGGDIVGDHSVLFAGNFECIEISHRAYDRAVFAQGAVRAARWVSGREPRIYTMQEVLGL